The proteins below are encoded in one region of Planctopirus limnophila DSM 3776:
- the thrC gene encoding threonine synthase: protein MTPPTAAITPPVAKLFRSSPTDAAFQVCIEPTCRATYAVDQTLTSCTACGSLLDIGYDWNRIRVPGSMRWFEQRWSRRNQPLDFSGVWRFRELFPFAPEESIVTIGEGQTILQNSAAVASYVGVQHGNLFLQYEGLNPSGSFKDNGMTAAATHARMVGAHVAACASTGNTSASLAIYASSTKAFRTVVFIGSGKIAFGKLSQALDYDACTVQIMGDFDDALARVREVSSERGIYLCNSVNPFRLEGQKSIMYRVLEGLGWEVPDWIVVPGGNLGNSSSFGKALAELKQLGLIDRIPRLAVINAHGANTLQQLYNEHHVRWNNGNVPLETINRFYAEMDLNSRRADTIASAIEINRPVNLMKCLRALETCDGVVRDVHDQEILDAKAQVGAGGFGCEPASAASVAGARLLRAQGVIAPSDRVVCILTGHQLKDPDATVAYHSGNRDMFESKLARRGVTETPFRNMPQGVENDLGKILELLARLD, encoded by the coding sequence ATGACCCCACCTACTGCCGCCATCACTCCCCCTGTCGCCAAACTTTTCCGCTCCTCACCGACCGATGCGGCTTTCCAGGTCTGTATTGAACCGACTTGCCGGGCGACCTATGCCGTCGATCAGACACTCACTTCATGCACAGCCTGCGGAAGTCTGCTCGATATTGGCTACGACTGGAATCGAATCCGCGTGCCGGGCTCGATGCGCTGGTTCGAACAGCGCTGGAGCCGCCGCAATCAGCCTCTCGATTTCAGCGGCGTCTGGCGTTTTCGCGAGTTGTTCCCCTTCGCTCCCGAAGAGTCGATTGTCACCATTGGAGAAGGTCAGACGATTCTCCAGAACTCAGCCGCTGTAGCCAGTTACGTCGGTGTGCAGCACGGAAATCTGTTTTTGCAGTACGAAGGGCTCAATCCCTCCGGCAGCTTCAAAGATAACGGCATGACTGCCGCCGCCACACATGCCCGCATGGTGGGAGCTCATGTGGCTGCATGTGCCTCGACAGGCAATACGAGCGCATCACTGGCCATCTACGCCAGCTCGACCAAAGCCTTCAGGACTGTGGTGTTCATCGGGAGTGGCAAGATTGCCTTCGGGAAGCTCTCACAGGCTCTTGATTACGATGCCTGCACAGTCCAGATCATGGGTGACTTTGACGACGCCCTGGCTCGCGTTCGCGAAGTTTCTTCCGAGCGAGGCATCTACTTGTGCAACAGTGTCAACCCGTTCCGCCTCGAAGGCCAGAAGTCGATCATGTATCGAGTTCTCGAAGGTCTCGGCTGGGAAGTTCCTGACTGGATTGTGGTTCCCGGTGGTAATCTCGGGAACAGCAGTTCGTTCGGCAAGGCCTTGGCCGAACTGAAGCAACTGGGCCTGATTGATCGCATCCCGCGACTGGCCGTCATCAACGCTCACGGAGCCAACACTCTGCAGCAGCTTTACAATGAGCATCATGTCCGCTGGAATAATGGCAATGTTCCTTTGGAGACCATCAACCGGTTTTATGCCGAAATGGATCTCAATTCCCGCCGTGCCGATACCATTGCCAGTGCCATTGAGATCAACCGCCCCGTCAATCTGATGAAGTGCCTGCGAGCTCTCGAAACCTGTGACGGCGTCGTTCGCGATGTTCATGATCAGGAAATTCTCGACGCCAAGGCGCAGGTGGGAGCAGGCGGTTTCGGCTGCGAGCCAGCCAGTGCTGCCAGTGTGGCCGGTGCCCGTCTTCTGCGGGCACAAGGTGTAATCGCGCCTTCCGACCGAGTGGTGTGCATTCTCACTGGCCATCAACTCAAAGATCCCGATGCCACCGTCGCGTATCACTCGGGGAATCGTGACATGTTTGAATCGAAGCTGGCTCGCCGTGGCGTGACCGAAACACCCTTCCGCAATATGCCGCAGGGTGTCGAGAATGATCTGGGGAAGATTCTGGAACTCCTCGCCCGGCTCGATTAG